The bacterium DNA segment GCCGTCGCGTTCATTTTTTTGAGAAGCCTTTTCGGGTGGATAGTTTTTCGTCGAGGGATACGGCCCCAGCCAGACTCATGAATGGACGGGTGTTCTGCCTAAACGCGGAGGGTGAAAGGCCCATGCGTTGCCGGAATGCCGTCGAAAAGTGCTGACTGGATGAAAATCCAAGGTCCATGGCAATCGCGGTGATGGGAACATCGCTGTGACTCAAACTTTGCTTGGCGAGTTCCAGCCTTACCACAAGCACATATTCCATGCTTGAATACCCCGTTGCCTCTTTCACCCGTGGATTCAGCGCCGATTTGCTCCAGCCACTCAATGCGCAGAGCTCCTCAAGCGTCCACTTGTGTGCGGGTTCATGGCGGATGGCCCGTTCAATGGCTGTCACGTTAACCCGAGTTCGCCAGTTGGGCCTATTCTGAAAGAATATTTGCCCGTTTCAATC contains these protein-coding regions:
- a CDS encoding helix-turn-helix transcriptional regulator, which encodes MTAIERAIRHEPAHKWTLEELCALSGWSKSALNPRVKEATGYSSMEYVLVVRLELAKQSLSHSDVPITAIAMDLGFSSSQHFSTAFRQRMGLSPSAFRQNTRPFMSLAGAVSLDEKLSTRKGFSKK